A genomic segment from Lutibacter sp. A80 encodes:
- a CDS encoding ABC transporter ATP-binding protein has translation MLKVENVSFGYTSKEVLKNVSFTASKGDYIAIIGESGCGKSTLLEIIYGLLHIEKGAVYWNEEKLLGPNFYLIPGEDFMKYLPQDFDLMPYITVEENIGKNISSLDPNKLNRIKELLEVVDMSNFLNTKVKNLSGGQKQRVAIAKVLADEPEVLLLDEPFSHIDNFRKNNLRRSIFRYLKSKNILCIVATHDTTDALSFADEILVIRDGKLVAKNTPETLYNNPESKYVASFFNEINEIPLHIIEAKNTSKETVLLYPNQLKVVEKSELKATVIASYFKGSYYLIEADLKNETIFFEHTTKLEINQKVDIEVNKS, from the coding sequence ATGTTAAAAGTTGAAAATGTATCATTTGGTTATACTTCAAAAGAAGTTTTAAAAAATGTTAGTTTTACCGCTAGCAAAGGAGATTATATTGCTATAATTGGCGAAAGTGGTTGTGGAAAAAGTACTTTATTAGAAATTATTTATGGTTTATTACATATTGAAAAAGGCGCTGTTTATTGGAATGAAGAGAAGCTTTTAGGACCTAATTTTTATCTAATTCCAGGTGAGGATTTTATGAAATATTTACCTCAAGATTTTGATTTAATGCCATATATAACTGTTGAAGAAAATATTGGAAAAAATATTTCAAGTCTAGACCCAAATAAGCTAAATAGAATTAAAGAATTGCTAGAAGTTGTAGATATGAGCAACTTTTTAAATACCAAAGTGAAAAATTTAAGTGGAGGTCAAAAACAACGTGTAGCTATAGCGAAAGTTTTGGCTGATGAACCAGAAGTTTTATTGTTAGATGAACCTTTTAGTCATATAGATAATTTTAGAAAAAATAATTTAAGAAGAAGTATTTTTAGGTATTTAAAATCAAAAAATATTTTATGTATTGTTGCTACGCATGATACAACCGATGCGCTTTCGTTTGCCGATGAAATTTTAGTGATTAGAGATGGGAAATTAGTAGCAAAAAATACACCAGAAACCTTATATAATAATCCAGAAAGTAAATATGTAGCTTCTTTTTTTAATGAAATAAATGAAATTCCATTACATATAATAGAAGCAAAAAACACTTCGAAAGAAACAGTTTTATTATACCCAAATCAGTTAAAAGTAGTTGAAAAATCCGAATTAAAAGCAACAGTTATTGCATCTTATTTTAAAGGAAGTTATTATTTAATTGAGGCCGATTTAAAGAATGAAACTATATTTTTTGAGCATACAACCAAATTAGAAATTAATCAAAAAGTGGATATAGAGGTGAATAAGAGCTGA
- a CDS encoding sensor histidine kinase KdpD, protein MIPIDVKTLFLFSAAANIFIIALFATYIKLYKVKNPIINIFILSRILGIFFLIMLSTRDSIPNPISIFLNTTINLFIVFYEVYCISFIERKFNLKHFKQCLLIPIAFSVVLIYFSTSPINTRIAAMSLSVAIIYAYTSYILLTNKRKTKIQHLTGYIFTLAAIFLLFRALGASLGTKTSMFSTNYMLVLPLIFFLIFNLIIPLLLIFILKEKDNQKLNALIKSKDNFFSIIAHDLKGPLGGLQQIGELLWLNDITDEKREKLTKSLYQNSKNTFNLLDNLLKWANTNTGLITYKPYKLNLYKIIHNNINLFNSQVKLKNINLSCNFEQDLFIYADYDMVDTIIRNLISNAIKFTKTNGKIEIILAEVDTTQNICTIAIADNGVGINKETLSKIFEINTSISTFGTDNEKGTGLGLKLCKEFLTINKGKININSNLEKGTKVFISLPLENN, encoded by the coding sequence ATGATTCCAATAGATGTAAAAACTTTATTTCTTTTCTCGGCTGCCGCTAATATATTTATTATTGCTTTATTTGCTACCTATATTAAATTATATAAAGTAAAAAACCCAATTATTAATATTTTTATTCTTTCTAGAATATTAGGTATATTTTTTTTAATAATGCTTTCAACACGAGATAGCATTCCAAACCCAATAAGTATTTTTTTAAATACTACAATAAATTTATTTATTGTATTTTATGAAGTTTATTGTATTTCCTTTATTGAAAGAAAATTTAATTTAAAACATTTTAAACAATGCTTGTTAATACCTATAGCTTTTTCGGTAGTATTAATTTATTTTAGTACCTCACCTATTAATACTAGAATTGCAGCTATGTCGTTAAGTGTTGCAATAATATACGCTTATACATCTTATATCCTTTTAACAAATAAAAGAAAAACTAAAATACAACACTTAACTGGTTATATTTTTACACTTGCTGCAATATTTCTATTATTTCGTGCATTAGGTGCCTCTTTAGGCACCAAAACAAGTATGTTTTCAACTAACTATATGCTTGTTTTACCGCTCATATTTTTCTTAATTTTTAATTTAATTATTCCCTTACTATTAATTTTTATTTTAAAAGAAAAAGACAATCAAAAATTAAATGCTTTAATAAAAAGTAAAGATAATTTTTTCTCAATTATTGCTCACGATTTAAAAGGTCCTTTAGGTGGTTTACAACAAATTGGAGAGCTCCTTTGGCTTAATGATATTACAGATGAAAAAAGAGAAAAACTAACCAAATCGCTTTATCAAAATAGTAAAAACACCTTTAACTTACTCGATAATTTATTAAAATGGGCAAATACCAATACTGGGTTAATTACTTACAAACCTTACAAGCTAAATCTCTATAAAATAATTCATAACAATATCAATCTTTTTAATTCTCAAGTTAAATTAAAAAATATTAATCTGAGTTGTAATTTTGAACAAGATTTATTTATCTATGCCGATTATGATATGGTTGATACCATAATTAGAAACCTAATTTCTAATGCTATAAAATTCACCAAAACTAATGGTAAAATTGAAATTATTTTGGCAGAAGTTGACACAACCCAAAATATATGCACAATTGCAATAGCTGATAACGGTGTTGGTATTAATAAAGAAACACTCTCGAAAATTTTTGAAATTAATACCTCTATTTCTACTTTTGGAACAGACAATGAAAAAGGAACTGGTTTAGGATTAAAACTTTGTAAGGAGTTTTTAACCATAAACAAAGGAAAAATTAATATTAATAGTAATTTAGAAAAAGGAACTAAAGTTTTTATTTCTCTTCCATTAGAAAATAACTAA
- the dut gene encoding dUTP diphosphatase has protein sequence MQIQIINKSKHELPNYETIASAGMDLRANISEAITLKPLERAIVKTGLFIALPIGTEAQVRPRSGLAAKKGITVLNAPGTIDADYRGEIGVILVNISNEDFIINDGERIAQLVIAKHERAKWELVEVLNETERGTGGFGSTGI, from the coding sequence ATGCAAATACAAATTATTAACAAATCTAAACACGAATTACCAAATTATGAAACCATTGCATCTGCCGGAATGGATTTACGTGCAAATATTTCGGAAGCAATAACTTTAAAACCTTTAGAGCGTGCCATTGTAAAAACTGGACTATTTATAGCACTCCCTATAGGAACAGAAGCCCAAGTGCGTCCAAGAAGTGGTTTAGCAGCAAAAAAAGGAATTACAGTTTTAAATGCTCCTGGAACTATTGATGCTGATTATAGAGGTGAAATTGGAGTAATTTTAGTGAATATTTCTAACGAAGATTTTATTATAAATGATGGAGAACGTATAGCGCAATTAGTAATTGCAAAACACGAACGTGCCAAATGGGAGCTTGTAGAAGTTTTAAATGAAACTGAACGTGGTACTGGTGGCTTTGGAAGTACAGGAATTTAA
- a CDS encoding polysaccharide biosynthesis C-terminal domain-containing protein, whose translation MSALKQFFKDTIIYGIAAVLPRAINIILVKLHTSKLSAEKYAVNTDYYVYAAYFNALLTYGMETAFFRFFSKEKDKGKVVSTSFLSLATTTFLFLVAMLIFSTEISTFFGFKDPLFFKLLIWTTVLDTMVVIPYAYLRVTNRPIRFTLYKVLNILIFAFFNLFFLWFVPYAIQKNITLPTWIILSYQNNPTVIFIFIAGTIASATTFLLLLPTLFKFKFQFDFELLKKMLRYAFPILIAGLAYVTNENLDKLLLGDMIGEQQMGIYAACYKLGVFMTLFIMAFRLGAEPFFFNHSEEKNATQTYAKILNWFIIAGAFFMIFIVGFIDIFASILLGSDEYFEALIIVPIILLANLLLGVYHNLAIWYKLTDKTRFGMYFSIIGAIITIVLNVIMIPKIGFMASAWATLTAYGIMMLLSYFIGKKHYPVPYNIKKILGYLFSATLISYISFNHFRENYFVSVGLVLIFGLLIYFNEKKEILGMLKRK comes from the coding sequence TTGAGCGCACTTAAACAATTTTTTAAAGACACTATAATTTACGGAATTGCAGCTGTTTTACCGAGAGCTATTAATATTATTTTAGTAAAATTACATACTTCTAAACTTTCTGCTGAAAAATATGCAGTAAACACCGATTATTATGTGTATGCCGCTTATTTTAATGCCCTACTAACCTATGGAATGGAAACTGCATTTTTTCGTTTTTTTTCAAAAGAAAAAGATAAGGGAAAAGTTGTTTCAACGTCGTTTTTAAGTTTAGCAACAACTACATTTTTATTTTTAGTTGCAATGCTAATTTTTAGCACTGAAATTTCAACCTTTTTTGGTTTTAAAGATCCTCTTTTCTTTAAATTATTAATTTGGACAACTGTTTTAGATACTATGGTGGTTATACCTTATGCATATTTACGTGTTACTAACAGACCAATAAGATTTACATTATACAAAGTATTAAACATCTTAATTTTTGCATTTTTTAATCTGTTTTTTTTATGGTTTGTACCCTATGCAATTCAAAAAAATATAACATTACCTACTTGGATAATTTTAAGTTACCAAAACAACCCAACCGTTATATTTATTTTTATTGCCGGAACCATAGCCAGCGCCACCACATTTTTGTTATTACTACCAACACTTTTTAAATTTAAATTTCAGTTCGATTTTGAATTATTAAAAAAAATGCTACGCTATGCTTTCCCTATCTTAATTGCTGGTTTGGCCTATGTAACCAATGAAAATTTAGATAAATTATTATTGGGAGATATGATTGGCGAACAACAAATGGGAATTTATGCCGCCTGCTATAAATTAGGTGTTTTTATGACACTTTTTATAATGGCATTTAGATTGGGTGCAGAACCTTTCTTTTTCAATCATTCCGAAGAAAAAAATGCTACACAAACCTATGCTAAAATATTAAACTGGTTTATAATTGCCGGTGCATTTTTTATGATATTTATTGTAGGATTTATCGATATTTTTGCTTCCATTTTATTAGGAAGCGATGAGTATTTTGAAGCCTTAATAATTGTTCCAATAATTTTATTAGCCAACCTTTTATTAGGAGTTTATCATAATTTGGCTATTTGGTATAAATTAACCGACAAAACTAGGTTTGGAATGTATTTTTCAATAATAGGAGCTATTATTACTATTGTTTTAAATGTAATTATGATTCCTAAAATAGGCTTTATGGCTTCTGCTTGGGCAACTTTAACTGCATATGGAATAATGATGCTATTATCTTATTTTATTGGAAAAAAACATTATCCTGTACCATACAACATAAAAAAAATATTAGGCTATTTGTTTTCTGCTACGTTAATTTCCTATATTTCTTTTAATCATTTTAGAGAAAATTATTTTGTTTCCGTTGGCTTAGTTTTAATTTTTGGATTACTAATTTATTTTAATGAAAAAAAGGAAATCTTAGGAATGCTTAAACGAAAATAA
- a CDS encoding fructosamine kinase family protein, whose product MKSDLIKHIENQINKTLHLKSSFTWQNVSGGSINNAYKLSSKAATFFVKTNTISTFNNGFKEEVLGLQFLKSNGVTTPKIIVEGAFETEIYLVLSWVENCCETNEFWQNFAVKLADLHRHNNIYFGLEYDNFMGQLLQKNIFCDNFETFFIENRLKPQVKLAFDNGLLQTKEMLLFKNLYKQLTNIIPPEKPCAIHGDLWSGNYISSLNNQVVFIDPAVYYGHREVDLAMSLLFGGFSNTFYTTYNEVFALEKGFNKRKDIYNLYPLLIHLNLFGKMYLKSIKTIVSQF is encoded by the coding sequence ATGAAATCTGATTTAATTAAACATATAGAAAATCAAATCAATAAAACATTGCATTTAAAATCTAGTTTTACGTGGCAAAATGTTAGTGGTGGTTCTATAAATAATGCTTATAAATTAAGTTCTAAAGCAGCTACTTTTTTTGTAAAAACCAATACTATTTCAACTTTTAATAATGGTTTTAAAGAGGAGGTTTTAGGATTGCAGTTTTTAAAAAGTAATGGTGTAACTACTCCAAAAATAATTGTAGAAGGAGCCTTTGAAACTGAAATTTATTTAGTTTTAAGTTGGGTTGAAAATTGTTGCGAAACAAATGAATTTTGGCAAAACTTTGCTGTTAAATTAGCCGATTTACATAGGCATAATAATATTTATTTTGGTTTGGAGTATGATAATTTTATGGGACAATTACTTCAAAAAAATATTTTTTGCGATAATTTTGAAACTTTTTTTATCGAAAACAGATTAAAACCTCAGGTTAAGTTAGCTTTTGATAACGGATTACTTCAAACAAAAGAAATGTTGTTATTTAAAAATTTATATAAGCAATTAACTAATATAATTCCACCAGAAAAACCTTGTGCAATTCACGGTGATTTATGGAGTGGTAATTATATTTCCAGTTTAAATAATCAGGTTGTTTTTATTGATCCCGCTGTGTATTACGGACATAGAGAGGTAGATTTAGCAATGAGTTTATTATTTGGTGGATTTTCTAATACATTTTACACTACGTATAATGAGGTGTTTGCTTTAGAAAAAGGCTTTAACAAAAGAAAAGATATTTATAATTTATATCCGTTATTAATTCATTTAAATTTGTTTGGTAAAATGTATCTAAAAAGCATTAAAACTATAGTTTCTCAGTTTTAA
- a CDS encoding NAD(P)H-dependent glycerol-3-phosphate dehydrogenase, with protein sequence MNINPKIAVFGGGSWATAIVKMLCENLEQVGWYMRNQSAIDYIKENEHNPNYISSATFNVNQLFLSSDINEMVKYADILIFAIPSAFVKTELDKITEPYTSKTVFSAIKGIIPESGLIVGEHFNKILDVPIENIGVITGPCHAEEVAMERLSYLTIACKDEEKAKILSNYISSNYIKTKISDDIIGTEYTAMLKNIYAIAAGIAHGLGYGDNFQAVLMSNSIREIKRFIKKVHKMKRNINNSAYLGDLLVTGYSVFSRNRMFGNMIGKGYTVKSAMMEMSMIAEGYYATKSAYLLIKKSKTRTPIIDAVYQILYENKNPKTVFNKLIELID encoded by the coding sequence ATGAATATAAACCCTAAAATAGCTGTTTTTGGAGGAGGAAGTTGGGCTACGGCAATTGTAAAAATGCTGTGCGAAAATTTAGAGCAAGTAGGTTGGTATATGAGAAACCAGAGTGCTATAGATTATATAAAAGAAAACGAACATAATCCAAATTATATAAGCTCTGCAACTTTTAATGTAAATCAATTATTTTTATCTAGTGATATTAATGAAATGGTAAAATATGCAGATATTTTAATTTTTGCCATACCATCTGCATTTGTAAAAACAGAATTAGATAAAATAACCGAACCGTATACTTCAAAAACTGTGTTTTCGGCAATTAAAGGAATTATTCCAGAAAGTGGTTTAATTGTGGGAGAACATTTTAATAAGATATTAGATGTTCCAATTGAAAATATTGGTGTAATTACTGGGCCTTGTCATGCAGAAGAAGTTGCAATGGAACGTTTATCTTATTTAACAATTGCTTGTAAAGATGAAGAAAAAGCGAAAATATTAAGTAATTATATTTCGAGCAATTATATAAAAACAAAAATTTCAGATGATATTATTGGTACTGAATATACTGCAATGCTAAAAAATATTTATGCTATAGCAGCTGGTATTGCACACGGTTTAGGTTATGGAGATAATTTTCAAGCTGTGTTAATGTCTAATTCAATTCGAGAAATTAAACGTTTTATTAAAAAAGTACATAAAATGAAACGCAATATTAATAATTCTGCATATTTAGGCGATTTATTAGTAACAGGTTATTCTGTTTTTAGTAGAAATAGAATGTTTGGAAATATGATTGGAAAAGGTTACACCGTAAAAAGTGCTATGATGGAAATGAGTATGATTGCTGAAGGATATTATGCAACAAAAAGCGCTTATTTATTAATTAAAAAAAGTAAAACAAGAACCCCAATTATTGATGCTGTTTATCAAATATTATACGAAAATAAAAATCCTAAAACAGTATTTAATAAATTAATAGAGTTAATAGATTAA
- a CDS encoding cold-shock protein, whose translation MKKGTVKFFNESKGFGFVTEEGSNTDYFVHVSGLIDEIREGDQVEFELKEGRKGLNAVNVKVI comes from the coding sequence ATGAAAAAAGGTACAGTAAAATTTTTTAACGAATCTAAAGGTTTTGGATTTGTAACAGAAGAAGGTTCTAACACAGATTATTTTGTACACGTTTCTGGATTGATTGATGAAATCCGAGAAGGTGATCAAGTAGAGTTTGAACTTAAAGAAGGTAGAAAAGGTTTAAATGCAGTTAATGTAAAAGTTATCTAA